The Fundidesulfovibrio putealis DSM 16056 DNA window AGATTCCATACTCTGACAGAGTTGCCGGAGGCAGGACAGGTGAGGTACTAGTACCTCACGCCTGCCCTGCGGGGCTGATGCTTATTCGCCTTCGGCTCAACGCTAACCGGAGAGGATCGATCATGCCGACCAAGAAGCTAGCGCTCTGGTGCTACGTCAACACGGAGGAGCACGCCCTGATCTCCGCCAGCGCCGAGCGGTCTGGCCTGTCCCGGTCCACCTACATCAAGCGTGTTTGCCTCGGGCAGCCGACGCCAAGCCTGGAGAAGCAACACGCCAGGCGCGACTTGCTCAAAATCAATGCCGACCTTGGAAGGCTTGGTGGCCTCTTCAAGATGTGCCTTTCGGAGAAAGATACCCCGACCCAGACGTTGCATTCGGAGGTGCGGCGAGTGCTCAAGGAAGTTGAAGCCCGGCAACGAGACCTGAAGGCTGCCATCGCTCGTATTTAATCCCATGGCGTAAAACATGATCAGCCGACGTGTCCTCCAGGAACCGGAGAATGACGACTACCGGCGCTTGGCCCGCTACATCGCGGCAGCCGACCACTCAGGCGAGAAGTCCCTGATGCGTTGGTGCGCCGGATGCCTGGCCGGAGACGATTACGCCCTGGGCATTCAGGAAGCAGTGGATACCCAGGCCATGAACAAAAGGACCACCAAGGAGAAGACGTATCACCTCATCGTGAGCTTCCGACCGGAGGACGAGGCCCGGCTGACGCCGGAGATGTTCATGGCCATTGAGGAAGAATTCGCCAAGACCCTTGGATTTTCCGAGCACCAGCGCCATTGCGGCGTTCACAAGAATACGAACAACCTCCACATGCACGTGGCCTACAACATGATTCACCCGGAGCGACTGACCCGGCATGAGCCATACCGAGACTTCATCAAGCGCGACTCGGTCTGCCGGGACTTGGAGCAGCGGTTCGGCCTAGCCATCGACAATGGGCGCGGAGTCGAGAAGAAGGCTCCGCAGATGAATGATATTGCGGCCACCGTGGAGGCCCATACCGGCCAGCAATCATTTGAGGGATATGCCAAGGAGCGGAGGGAACGTCTCCTCGAGGCACTGGCTCAGGCAACCGATTGGGAGCAGGTCCACGCCGCCTTCGCTGGATGCGGAATGGAGATCAAGCCACATGGCAACGGGCTAGTCATCAAGGACCGCAACGGAGACCTCGCCATCAAGGCCAGTCGCTTGGACCGGTCGCTGTCCTTGTCCAAACTGACGAAGCGCTTCGGGACATATACCCGGTCGGGTCTGACCAAAGAGCACTATCCCGAAGGGGAACGATTCACGGCCAGGCCCTTGCATCTGGGGCCAGAGCGTGGTGATTTGTATCGGGAGTACCAGCAAGGCATCGAGCCCCGGAAGATGGCTTTGGAGGGTCTGGCCAACCGCCAGGTTAAAGAACTGGAAACCCTGAGGGCAACCTGGAATTTGGAGCGGGATAAGATCAACCGGCAGTTTTTCGGACGGAATCGGTATGACCTCCTCAAGATCGCGCGTTTAAAGGAGATGGAGCAACGGCTCCAGCTTCAGAAGAGGATCAGAGTCGAGCAGGAAAAGGCAAGGAAGGATGCACCCTATGCCTCCTGGACGGATTTCCTACGCTGGAAGGCCACCCAAGGGAACGAAACAGCCCTGGCCATCCTGCGCTCCAAAGGGGACTTGGTTGAGCCTGAGGCCGCTCCAGGGGCCTTAGGCATAGACCGGAGGCAGGTGGTGCGCGAGAAGTGGATCGGAACGCAGCTTGACTTGGTTGCCAAGACAGACGTGAGCCGTCGAGCCCGTCGTGGTCTTCTTGCCGTGGCCAAGGCCCACGAACTGGCGGAACTGGAGCGCGCGGCTCCACGAGCCAAGAGGCTCTTCACGGGGTTCACCAGTTCGGTCGACGCCAGTGGGACGGTGTTCATCCACTTGGCCAACGGCGGAATGATCCGGGACATGGGCAAGGAGGTGGCGTTCACTGCTCATGACGAGGCGACCCAGGAGGCAGCTCTACAATTTGCCAGATCGAAGTGGGGCAAGGCCATCAGGCTGGAGGGCAATGTAGTTCGGTTGCAGCCAAGGGATAAGCGGATAGAGTTTAGCCTAGAGCGATAAAGTTGCACTTCGGCTCCTCTCGGCGCATCCACAAGTTGCTTGGAAGAAGTGAAGTCACACTAACATATTTTAATGAAGGATGGTCTCCCGAACAGGGTACTCTCGGTGTCCTGGGAGTATGTCCCCCGTGCGTACCGCTTCATCAAGCGACAGGGATGTTGTGAATAATTTTTACACATGTTTTTTGTCGGCGCATGGGTATTATATATCCATCTTCTCGCGTTGTTCGTCGCAAAGAACGTTAAAAAGACGTTGTATTTCAGCAGTTAATGTTGTTCGTAGCTGTCGGCAAGGTCCTTGCAGCTATCCGTTTGCTGGAACAAGTGCAATCACGAGATAAACAGGGAGGGAGTCACATGGCAAAAGGCAATGACGCAGGCGATTTGGACGTTCCCAAGAAAAAAGGCAAGCTGTTGGTCATTATTATATTGATCATGTCCATTGCCGTATTGGGGGGTGGGGGATATTTTGCTTATATGAAGTTCTTCAAAGCACCTAATTCAAATCCTATCGAGGAAGGACAAACTCCTTCGGAAGTTGAATCGGGTGGCTCTTTGAAAGCAGAGGGTAAGTCTGCACCAGCGAAGGAAGAAAAAAAGGATGACAAAAAGAGTGGGAATAAGAAGGATGATAAGGTAGCACCTGTTACCTCGATTAATAATATTGTGACGAACTTGGCTGACCCTGGCGGCAGGCGTTATATACGCATGTCTGTTGAGTTTGAATTCAAGGATGATAGCGTTGCACACGAGTTTTCAGATAAGTATCAAATGCGTGTTAAGGATGCTATACTGACATTGCTGTGGTCGAAGAGCAGTGATACGCTTTCCGTGGTTGAGGGGATGTCTACGCTAAAGGAAGATATCAAGAGCAGGGTGAACCAAATCATGGGTCCTGGAGCTGTGAAGCAAGTTTTCATACTGGACAGGGTGATTCAGTAGTCTCGGTGCACATACATTTTAGGCCTCAATTTGAACAACAAGCAGGCACTCTGCGCACTATTCTAGCGCCAGAGTGCCTGCGTGCTCATTTTTAGCTGCCTACAATCTGTGTTGTGTCAACCAAGTGCTTGCGAGGATCGGCTAGCTTGCCTTCCACCATGACTTCAAAATGGAGGTTTGCTCCAGTGGTGCGTCCAGTCCGTCCGACTTGACCGAGAACCTGGCCAGGGCGAGTCTGCTCTCCTTCGCGAACGTGTACAGCCCGGAGATGCGCGTAGCGGGTCTTCACTCCATTGGGGTGGAGAATGTCCACAGTATGACCGTAATCTCCCAGCCAGCCCGCTTTCACTACTGTCCCGCCCGACCAGGCAAGAACTTTTGTACCCGCCGGGCGTGATATGTCGATGCCTTTATGGAAATCCTGTCGTTTGTTGATCGGGTCGCGCCGAACACCGAATCCCGAGGAGGCTCCGACTTTGCGTTTGGGTGCTGGAGTTTTGAGAAGCCTCTCTCCATTCTTTGCGATCCCAGTGTCTGCTTTGCTGGGGGTGACCTCAAGAGCCACCACGCCAGCAACCATCGCGAACAAACCTGCGTGCAGAACAATCCTCTTGAGGCAGCGCTGAATAATCAGGCGGGTTGGGCCTTGACTCGCCATGAATCCTCCTTTGGAAGCTATGAGGAACGCGTGGATGTCACTAACGCTTGATGCGCAACAATTGCAAGCCGTTGAAAATGACCAGCAATGACGTGCCGAGGTCCGCAAGGATCGCGGTCCAGAGCGTGGCTATCTGAAACACAGCCAGCACGAGAAACACGGCCTTAATGCCAAGGGCGAACCAGATGTTGGCCTTGATGACTCCCATCGTGCGGCGCGAGTGCCGGATGAGCCAGGGCAGCTTGGAGAGATCGTCGGACATGAGGGCCACGTCGGCGGTTTCGATGGCCACGTCCGTGCCGATGGACCCCATGGCGATGCCCAAGTGGGATGCGGCTAAGGCCGGAGCGTCATTGACGCCGTCACCGACCATGCCCACCCGTTTGCCGGACGCCACCAATTCAGCCACCACGCGGGTTTTGTCCTCCGGCATGAGGTCGGAGCGGTACTGGGTTACCCCCGTCTCGGAAGCGATCTTTTCGGCCGTTTTGGAGTTGTCGCCTGTGAGCATGACGATGGTGTCCACACCCAGGGATTTGAGTTCAGTCAGGGCATCCCTGGATTGGGGCCGGACCTTGTCCTCTACCGTGAGGCAGCCCAGCACCTTTCCTGCGGTCCAGACCAGCACAACCGTTCCGGCGGACAGTTCGTGGCGGTCGAGGGCCTTCTCCAACTCGGTTGTCTGCGGGGCGTTGTCCGTCTCATCCAGAAAACGGCGATTGCCAATGAAGTACATGGCGTCCTGGATGCGTCCCTGTGCTCCAAGGCCGGGTCTGGCCTGCGCATCTTCCACCTGTGCCGGGGTGGCTCCCATGGAAGATGCATGGCGCATGATGGCCTGTGCCACGGGGTGACTGCTGCGAGATTCCAGGGCAGATGCGATGCCCAGGAGTTCTTTCTCGGACGTGCCATTCAGAGGAGTCACGGCGGTCACGGCGGGCCTGCCGTGGGTGAGTGTGCCTGTCTTGTCCAGGGCTATGGCGTTCAGCGCGGCGGGGACCTCCAGAAAGGCTCCGCCCTTGACCAGGACGCCGTTTCTGGCTGCCGAAGCCAAGGCGGCAACGATACTCACCGGGGTGGAGATAACCAGGGCGCATGGGCAGGAGATCACCAGGATGACCAACGCTTCGTAAAACCATTCATCCCAAGCTCCGCCAAACAAAAGCGGCGGGATCACCGCGAACAGGAAGGAAACGCCCACCATCACCGGCGTGTACACGGCAGCGAATTTCTCAACCCACTGCACGGCTTTGGCCCGGCGGGACTGGGCATCCTCCACCATGCGCATGATTCTTGCTAGCGTGGATTCGGATGCAGGCTTGGTGGTTTCCACTTCCAAGGCACCTTCGGCATTGATGGTGCCCGCGAAGACCACGTCCCCGGCTGTCTTGGCCACGGGCATGGATTCGCCTGTGATGGGGGACTGGTCCACGGCGGATGCGCCGGAGCGTACCACGCCGTCCAGGGGGACGCGGTCGCCGGGCCGGACCAGGATGAGCGTGCCGGTGGGGACGGCCTCCACCGGCGTGTCCACCGGAGCGGGAGACGTCGGTGTAAATACAAGAGCCTTGTCCGGGGCCAGGCTCATGAGGGCGTGGATAGCATTCCTGGCGCGGCCCACGCTCCAGGCTTCCAGTTGGTTGGCCAGGGCGAACAGGAAGGCAACGGAGGCCCCCTCGGAGTATTCGCCGATGGTCATGGCTCCGCTCACTGCCAGAACCATGAGCAGGTTCATGTCGGGGCGTAGCGAGCGAAGGGAGTGGGCGGCTTTTGGAAGCACATGCCATACCCCGCCAAACGCCGCCAGAATCCAAAGGAACTTGGCGGCAACGGGCGCGGACGCGCTCTCCTTGAACGCGGCAAGGAATGAACCGTGCTCGGCCATCATCATGGCCAACCCCGAAGCCCAGAGCAGTCCACTGACGGTGCAGAGGATTTCACGCCCCCTGCGCTCCCAGAGGCTCCCCTTCGTAGAGCATGTTCCCCCGCAGCAGGCACAGGACGGCAGGGCCTCCACAAAAGGCTCGGCCTTCATCCCTGTCTCATTGATGGCCTGGGTTATCTGGTCCGCGCTGACCAGGAGACCCGAGACGTCCACCTTAAGTTTGCGCTGAAGCAGGTCGAAAGTCAGGCGGGATTCTTGTCCAACAATTGGGGTAAGAACCCGGATGAGGATAGAGACCTCTTCGGAACAGTCCATGTTCATAATGCGAAACGTCAATATATTCATAATGTTCCTTGTTGTTGCGAGCGTGGTATCCGTGCCGGGTCCATCCGAATAATCTGGATGATTACGTCCGTTCCCGGTCAGCTCGCTTCTTGAACATTTACACACCCTGGAGTAACTACAGGGTCAAGGCCTTTTCTTTTGGAGGTTCCGATGAAGATTGGAGACCTTGCCAAGCGCGCGGGTTGCACGGTGGAAACCATCCGCTACTACGAACGGGAGGGGCTGCTTCCCAAGCCTGAACGCGGTGCAAACAATTATCGGCTGTATGATTCTTCCCATTTAAGAGCCTTGTGTTTTATAAGAAATTGTCGAGCATTTGAAATGACTCTTGAAGAGATAAAAATACTGATGAACCTTAAACTTGACCCTGGCAAAGATTGCAGCGAAGTGAATAGGATTCTCGAAGAACACATCGACCATGTCACAAGTAGGATTAGTATGTTGGAAGGTCTCAAAGATCAGCTCACATCGCTTCGTAATTTGTGTCATAGGATTAAACCTAGAAAGGAATGTGCGATACTTCTTGAGTTGGATGGACCTCTTGGGAATGACTCAGCAACTCGCAACGATGCCGCAACGCATGTGCACGGCACCCATTGTTCCCATACAACGGGAACAACGTAAGGCTTGGGAAAGATACTCTCCTCGACAGGACAAGTTTGCTCTTTGACGGACAACGCAAGTCGCATTTGACACCGTCCCCATTGGGGGGGGCAGCCTGGATGGCTGCCCCCTCTTTCCTCAATGATTATCGGTATTTTTCAAATGGTGGTAGGTCAGTTCCCGGAACGTGCCGGGGCCAACAATTCGTCCATTCCTGGATCGACAGGAGCCTTCTCATCCAGAACCACCAGGTCGAAACGCACGTCCGATTCGTGTTTCATCCGTGAATCAGCGTGACGGTTCGAGATGTTTTCCAATCGGACGAGGTTCACGGCCTTGCCCTTGGAGAAAGGACGCACCCAGGCGGTGGTGCTGTCAGCCTCGAGCTTGCCTCGGTTCCCCGAACCATGGCCCCCTCCGAGCAGCACATCAAGGGGCTGCGGGAACTCCTTGAACTTGTTTAAGAATGCCTGCTCACCCTGAATCCCCCAGGAACTCACGCCGATTACCACATCCACGTTGGGGCGGACGTTGAGAGCCTCTCTTTTGACGGCATCCATGTCTGCGTCCGAAGGGGTTGTTTCAGGCGTGGACAGCACCGGGAAATACACCAACCCGATACGCAGATTCTTACGCTCGATGGTTTTGCTCGTCACCTTGCCGGGAGCCGTCACCCAGGTTTTGAGAGCCTCCGGCATCTCCGTGCCGAGCACTGCGGCGTCCGCCGGGGTGAGCATCATGGCGTCGTTTTCCAGGGCGGCAAAAGCCTGCCCGGCAATCTTGGGTGCCGTGGCAGCGGGACTCTTGTTTTCGTCGATGTCCTGCAACTCATACGGACCAGCAATGAAAAGTCGAACCGTATCTGGTTCGATATCCTTCTTCTTCGAGGCGATAAGAGCGGCCCGCCGGGCCAACCCACCCATGAGCTTGCCCCCTCAGCCGGGGCAAGGGTCATAGTACCCGTAAGAGTTGGCGGTGTAATAGATCTCAAGAGCCTGCCCGGCGGCCTGGGCTGCCGTAGGCAGCAGGCCGCACAGAGCCAGGAGGATCAGCAGAATGCGAAATGTCA harbors:
- a CDS encoding plasmid mobilization protein, which translates into the protein MPTKKLALWCYVNTEEHALISASAERSGLSRSTYIKRVCLGQPTPSLEKQHARRDLLKINADLGRLGGLFKMCLSEKDTPTQTLHSEVRRVLKEVEARQRDLKAAIARI
- the traI gene encoding TraI/MobA(P) family conjugative relaxase, with amino-acid sequence MISRRVLQEPENDDYRRLARYIAAADHSGEKSLMRWCAGCLAGDDYALGIQEAVDTQAMNKRTTKEKTYHLIVSFRPEDEARLTPEMFMAIEEEFAKTLGFSEHQRHCGVHKNTNNLHMHVAYNMIHPERLTRHEPYRDFIKRDSVCRDLEQRFGLAIDNGRGVEKKAPQMNDIAATVEAHTGQQSFEGYAKERRERLLEALAQATDWEQVHAAFAGCGMEIKPHGNGLVIKDRNGDLAIKASRLDRSLSLSKLTKRFGTYTRSGLTKEHYPEGERFTARPLHLGPERGDLYREYQQGIEPRKMALEGLANRQVKELETLRATWNLERDKINRQFFGRNRYDLLKIARLKEMEQRLQLQKRIRVEQEKARKDAPYASWTDFLRWKATQGNETALAILRSKGDLVEPEAAPGALGIDRRQVVREKWIGTQLDLVAKTDVSRRARRGLLAVAKAHELAELERAAPRAKRLFTGFTSSVDASGTVFIHLANGGMIRDMGKEVAFTAHDEATQEAALQFARSKWGKAIRLEGNVVRLQPRDKRIEFSLER
- a CDS encoding flagellar basal body-associated FliL family protein, whose product is MAKGNDAGDLDVPKKKGKLLVIIILIMSIAVLGGGGYFAYMKFFKAPNSNPIEEGQTPSEVESGGSLKAEGKSAPAKEEKKDDKKSGNKKDDKVAPVTSINNIVTNLADPGGRRYIRMSVEFEFKDDSVAHEFSDKYQMRVKDAILTLLWSKSSDTLSVVEGMSTLKEDIKSRVNQIMGPGAVKQVFILDRVIQ
- a CDS encoding M23 family metallopeptidase — its product is MASQGPTRLIIQRCLKRIVLHAGLFAMVAGVVALEVTPSKADTGIAKNGERLLKTPAPKRKVGASSGFGVRRDPINKRQDFHKGIDISRPAGTKVLAWSGGTVVKAGWLGDYGHTVDILHPNGVKTRYAHLRAVHVREGEQTRPGQVLGQVGRTGRTTGANLHFEVMVEGKLADPRKHLVDTTQIVGS
- a CDS encoding heavy metal translocating P-type ATPase, producing the protein MDCSEEVSILIRVLTPIVGQESRLTFDLLQRKLKVDVSGLLVSADQITQAINETGMKAEPFVEALPSCACCGGTCSTKGSLWERRGREILCTVSGLLWASGLAMMMAEHGSFLAAFKESASAPVAAKFLWILAAFGGVWHVLPKAAHSLRSLRPDMNLLMVLAVSGAMTIGEYSEGASVAFLFALANQLEAWSVGRARNAIHALMSLAPDKALVFTPTSPAPVDTPVEAVPTGTLILVRPGDRVPLDGVVRSGASAVDQSPITGESMPVAKTAGDVVFAGTINAEGALEVETTKPASESTLARIMRMVEDAQSRRAKAVQWVEKFAAVYTPVMVGVSFLFAVIPPLLFGGAWDEWFYEALVILVISCPCALVISTPVSIVAALASAARNGVLVKGGAFLEVPAALNAIALDKTGTLTHGRPAVTAVTPLNGTSEKELLGIASALESRSSHPVAQAIMRHASSMGATPAQVEDAQARPGLGAQGRIQDAMYFIGNRRFLDETDNAPQTTELEKALDRHELSAGTVVLVWTAGKVLGCLTVEDKVRPQSRDALTELKSLGVDTIVMLTGDNSKTAEKIASETGVTQYRSDLMPEDKTRVVAELVASGKRVGMVGDGVNDAPALAASHLGIAMGSIGTDVAIETADVALMSDDLSKLPWLIRHSRRTMGVIKANIWFALGIKAVFLVLAVFQIATLWTAILADLGTSLLVIFNGLQLLRIKR
- the cadR gene encoding Cd(II)/Pb(II)-responsive transcriptional regulator — protein: MKIGDLAKRAGCTVETIRYYEREGLLPKPERGANNYRLYDSSHLRALCFIRNCRAFEMTLEEIKILMNLKLDPGKDCSEVNRILEEHIDHVTSRISMLEGLKDQLTSLRNLCHRIKPRKECAILLELDGPLGNDSATRNDAATHVHGTHCSHTTGTT